One window from the genome of Vespula pensylvanica isolate Volc-1 chromosome 11, ASM1446617v1, whole genome shotgun sequence encodes:
- the LOC122633001 gene encoding speckle-type POZ protein B-like, which produces MSKDIAKCTTPVIYIQQDIKFENVVTSNVCKVGPLKALLSQFRFRTPIFYLNNSVRSCQICMRWERGPIARFRIICELEDNIEPVFQKIIIKTNSFVVCDSFIIKTERPEYFEWATCTLPTDIKDSDSFEIHFTIEHNIPIIKRNTMHSSVKITPRKFELYERLKTMYYDKPCTDVKINVGDKEFLAHKSILSRSPVFAAMFSHEMLENKTNIVEIKEVDPNVFEILLKFLYLGEVDEIKITESTNDFLLEIMKVADIYQMEDLKTKLADIATATINISNVINYLILADKYNISDLKKSTMLYIQKNHTKVKDTKSFENMIQRYPVLMAEVLCYLSKE; this is translated from the coding sequence ATGTCGAAGGATATTGCGAAATGTACAACACCCGTTATATACATTCAAcaagatataaaattcgaaaatgtAGTGACAAGTAATGTGTGTAAAGTAGGTCCATTAAAAGCTTTGCTTTCTCAATTTCGATTCAGAACgccaatattttatttgaacaaCAGCGTACGATCGTGTCAAATATGTATGAGATGGGAAAGAGGACCAATAGCACGATTTCGTATAATATGTGAATTGGAAGACAATATCGAACcagtatttcaaaaaataataattaaaactaattCGTTTGTGGTATGCGATAGtttcataataaaaacagaaagaccGGAATATTTCGAATGGGCTACTTGTACCCTACCCACAGATATCAAGGATTCCGATAGCTTCGAAATTCATTTTACCATCGAACATAATATTCCTATAATCAAAAGGAATACGATGCATAGTTCCGTCAAGATTACTCCTAGAAAATTCGAGCTTTACGAACGTTTGAAAACGATGTACTACGACAAGCCATGTACcgatgttaaaataaatgtcgGCGATAAAGAGTTCTTAGCACATAAGTCGATACTCTCTAGGAGTCCTGTATTCGCAGCTATGTTCTCTCACGAAATgttagaaaacaaaacgaacaTTGTCGAAATTAAGGAAGTGGATCCTAAtgtctttgaaattttattgaaatttctttaccTGGGAGAAGTCGACGAAATCAAGATTACAGAATCTACGAACGActttcttttagaaataatgaaagtgGCAGATATTTATCAGATGGAAGATTTAAAAACTAAACTGGCCGACATAGCAACGGCAACTATAAACATTTccaatgttataaattatctcATTCTAGCcgacaaatataatatatcggaTTTGAAGAAGTCAactatgttatatatacaaaagaatcATACGAAAGTTAAAGATACCAAGTCGTTTGAAAATATGATACAAAGGTATCCAGTATTAATGGCAGAAGTGCTTTGTTATCTTTCAAAAGAATAA